The sequence CCTGGGGACGTGAACTTCACCAGCAGCGCGATGATGATGAGCGCTGGGCTGATGACGAGCAAGCCGAGCGCAGAGCTGGCTCGATCAAAGGCCGCTTTCACCAGCAAGGCCCATGAAACGTCGGGAGTGGCGCGAAAGACCAGCATGGGACGCCGGCCCAGGCTCTCGTAGGTGGGTCGGGCGACCGAAGTGCGAATAAAATCCGCGCTCAACCAGGCTTCGACTCCCTCGACTTCGCAGGCTTCGATGGCTTTCTGCACGGTTTCCAGCTCGATGCGCCGGAAGGCGAGGATGACACGACCGACATTCTGGCGATGAATGGCATCGACGAGATTTGCCACCGGAGACTTCTCCAAATCGACCAGCTCCACGACGGTGATCTCCAGCCGCTGGGAGGGGCTGAAAGCGGCGACGATTTCGCGGGCTTTGTCCAATTCCCCCGCGATGATGATTCGTTCGCCAGCCCCGCCAAGGGAGAGTTGATGAATCCGTCGCCAGACCGCCAGACGTTCCTTGATGATCAGCGCAGCGGGAGCGAGAAGGCAAAACAGGATGAGGACGGAGCGGCTCGGCACCTCCTGACGGAGGAAGATTACCGCGGCACCCAGCATGAGGCCGAGGAAGACCCCCGCCCGGGCGATCTGCTGGAGAGAGCGAACGATGGTTTTTTCCAGCGGATAGTTATAGTAGCCCTGCACCTCAAGGAGAAACGGGCCGAAAGGCATGATGATCGCCAGCATCCAGAGAAACCGCTCGAACCCCGGGATGTCGTAGGCATGATCGAGGACGATGAACTTCGTCGCGCGAAGCGTGTACGCAAACCAGAACATCGCGCCTAGTATGAAGGCATCGATCAACTGGTTGAGTTGAAGGTTTATTTCGGTTTTTCGTGCCAGCATATGGCTACTCGCCAAGGGAGAGGATCAACGCTATCATGTCCTTTAAATATGCGAAGAAAGAAAAGGAGCCTTCCGCAATCAGCGGTTGTGGGAACGATTCACACTCTCCGAGGATTCAAACTGGCTCCGAAGGCTGATGTCGACTGGTGCGAGGTGCGGGTCGAC comes from Terrimicrobium sacchariphilum and encodes:
- a CDS encoding sugar transferase — translated: MLARKTEINLQLNQLIDAFILGAMFWFAYTLRATKFIVLDHAYDIPGFERFLWMLAIIMPFGPFLLEVQGYYNYPLEKTIVRSLQQIARAGVFLGLMLGAAVIFLRQEVPSRSVLILFCLLAPAALIIKERLAVWRRIHQLSLGGAGERIIIAGELDKAREIVAAFSPSQRLEITVVELVDLEKSPVANLVDAIHRQNVGRVILAFRRIELETVQKAIEACEVEGVEAWLSADFIRTSVARPTYESLGRRPMLVFRATPDVSWALLVKAAFDRASSALGLLVISPALIIIALLVKFTSPGPIIFRQRRAGIHGKPFTMFKFRTMYSDAEKRQAELQALNEMSGPVFKVQNDPRITPIGRWLRKTSLDELPQLFNVLRGEMSLVGPRPLPLYEVEQFQNVSHRRRLSMKPGLTCIWQVRGRNNVTSFDDWVQMDLEYIDHWSLSLDFGILIRTVPAVLLGSGAK